In one Prosthecochloris aestuarii DSM 271 genomic region, the following are encoded:
- the hemN gene encoding oxygen-independent coproporphyrinogen III oxidase has protein sequence MGTNLAEKYSNPGPRYTSYPTIPSWSADGVTQQQWKEAMVKGFNDSNDTTGVSMYIHIPYCENYCYFCGCNAHRTQDHSYEEPYLQALLKEWQMYLDVFPGTLNVKEMHIGGGTPTFFSPENLIRLVNGLYEHVNRVDGYMFSFETNPRSTTKEHLEALYSVGFRRMSFGIQDFDPVVQKEINRMQSFELVKEKVDLAREIGFTSINFDLVYGLPKQTLATITDTIAKVMELRPDRLAFYAYGHNPHMYEGQRKFKEEDLPVGAVKQELYDKGLEMLESIGYHEIGMDHFALEGDTLYEAAKTGSLHRNFMGYTENTTQMMLALGSSSISDTWYAFAQNERSDKKYIEVVNQGRFPLLRGHLLTDEDLVLRRHILNLMCRQETSWADPKDYTDELDVAKFRLEDMQNDGMVVLSENGVRVTEIGIPFLRNICMAFDARLWRSDSLSKAYNVSRDIQKTYIEKARQAKLAKENHPG, from the coding sequence ATGGGAACAAATCTCGCAGAAAAGTATAGCAACCCCGGTCCAAGGTATACGAGTTATCCGACGATTCCTTCATGGAGTGCAGACGGTGTGACGCAGCAACAGTGGAAAGAGGCTATGGTTAAAGGTTTTAATGACAGCAATGACACGACAGGTGTCAGCATGTACATTCATATTCCTTACTGTGAGAATTATTGCTATTTCTGCGGGTGCAACGCCCATCGTACTCAGGACCATTCCTACGAAGAGCCCTATCTTCAGGCCTTGCTCAAGGAGTGGCAGATGTATCTCGATGTCTTTCCCGGGACACTCAATGTCAAGGAAATGCATATCGGCGGTGGTACACCGACCTTTTTCAGCCCGGAAAACCTTATCAGACTTGTTAACGGGTTGTATGAGCATGTCAATCGTGTTGACGGGTATATGTTCAGTTTTGAAACCAATCCCCGTTCGACGACCAAAGAGCACCTCGAAGCGCTCTACAGCGTTGGCTTTCGCCGCATGAGTTTCGGCATTCAGGATTTCGATCCTGTTGTTCAGAAAGAGATCAACCGTATGCAGTCCTTTGAGCTGGTTAAGGAGAAAGTCGATCTTGCCCGTGAAATCGGTTTTACGTCAATTAACTTCGATCTCGTTTACGGCCTGCCGAAGCAGACCCTGGCTACTATTACTGATACCATTGCCAAGGTAATGGAGCTGAGACCCGATCGCCTTGCTTTCTATGCCTATGGTCACAACCCTCATATGTACGAAGGTCAGAGGAAGTTCAAGGAGGAAGACCTTCCAGTAGGCGCAGTCAAGCAGGAGCTTTATGATAAAGGGCTCGAAATGCTTGAATCCATCGGTTATCATGAAATCGGCATGGACCACTTCGCTCTTGAGGGCGATACGCTCTACGAAGCAGCCAAAACCGGTTCACTGCACAGAAACTTCATGGGTTATACTGAAAATACCACCCAGATGATGCTGGCTCTCGGCTCTTCATCCATCAGTGATACCTGGTATGCCTTTGCTCAGAACGAACGTAGCGATAAGAAATATATCGAGGTAGTCAACCAAGGCCGTTTCCCGCTCCTCAGAGGCCATCTGCTGACTGATGAAGATCTCGTTCTGCGTCGTCATATTCTCAATCTTATGTGCCGCCAGGAGACCTCATGGGCTGATCCGAAAGACTATACCGATGAGCTTGACGTGGCGAAATTCCGCCTTGAGGATATGCAGAACGACGGTATGGTTGTTCTCTCTGAAAATGGGGTGCGCGTGACTGAAATCGGTATTCCTTTTCTGAGAAATATCTGTATGGCGTTCGATGCGCGTCTCTGGCGTTCAGACAGCCTTTCCAAGGCATACAATGTTTCGCGCGATATCCAGAAGACCTATATTGAAAAAGCCCGCCAGGCAAAGCTGGCCAAGGAAAATCATCCGGGATAA
- a CDS encoding Gfo/Idh/MocA family protein yields the protein MKQIVKTGFVGSGWARIAQAPAFAILDGVELTAVASPTERRRKKFQELFDMPHAYERWEDLMSSDVDLVCISAPPHLHLPIVRDGLRKGKHVLCEKPMAVGVEEAAEMSALASGSRQYALIDHELRFLPAVRQIKQMIESGEIGRILEVRSVVSLASRNSPSLRHSWWSLEEKGGGALGAIGSHLIDLNRFLVGEISEVSCALSTFLSSRPDEEANPCRVTSDDGFSLMMRFGPASLAYGAPSLIHVTTVCGYTSFVFEVIGSLKTVKFDGAGRVWEVHNESSKRARSMIDPPDWHALEPILPWDELVLQEKIRQSSLWMHGIFSVGFAFFAHRIVRAMQNSELTVPDAATFADGLVVQKVMEAARESDRERRWIKAG from the coding sequence ATGAAGCAGATTGTTAAAACAGGGTTTGTTGGAAGCGGATGGGCCAGAATTGCCCAGGCTCCTGCGTTCGCTATTCTCGACGGCGTCGAATTGACGGCGGTCGCCAGTCCGACAGAACGGCGTAGAAAAAAGTTTCAGGAGCTTTTCGATATGCCGCATGCCTATGAGCGGTGGGAGGATCTCATGAGTTCAGATGTGGACCTGGTGTGTATTTCAGCTCCGCCTCATCTGCATCTTCCGATAGTCAGGGACGGATTGAGGAAGGGGAAGCATGTGCTGTGCGAGAAGCCGATGGCGGTGGGGGTCGAGGAGGCTGCCGAGATGAGCGCTCTGGCTTCCGGATCTCGTCAGTATGCGCTGATTGATCATGAACTCCGCTTTCTTCCGGCTGTACGCCAGATAAAACAGATGATCGAAAGTGGTGAGATCGGTCGGATTCTCGAAGTTCGTTCAGTTGTCAGTCTGGCCAGTCGCAACAGCCCTTCACTTCGCCATTCGTGGTGGAGCCTCGAAGAGAAAGGGGGGGGAGCCCTTGGTGCTATCGGGTCGCATCTTATCGATCTGAACCGTTTTCTTGTCGGTGAGATCAGTGAGGTTTCATGTGCTCTTTCGACGTTTCTCTCTTCCCGGCCTGACGAAGAGGCCAATCCATGCAGGGTGACGTCAGACGACGGGTTCAGTCTGATGATGCGCTTTGGTCCTGCATCGCTTGCATACGGGGCTCCTTCCCTGATCCATGTGACGACGGTTTGCGGCTATACCTCCTTTGTCTTTGAGGTGATCGGCAGTCTTAAAACTGTGAAATTTGATGGTGCAGGTCGCGTGTGGGAGGTGCATAACGAAAGCTCAAAGCGTGCAAGAAGCATGATCGATCCTCCTGACTGGCATGCTCTTGAGCCAATCCTGCCATGGGATGAACTGGTTCTTCAGGAAAAAATCCGTCAGTCATCGCTGTGGATGCATGGTATTTTTTCTGTAGGGTTTGCATTCTTCGCTCATCGTATCGTTCGTGCGATGCAGAACAGTGAGCTGACTGTTCCGGATGCAGCCACGTTCGCCGACGGCCTTGTGGTTCAGAAAGTGATGGAGGCTGCTCGTGAGTCTGACAGGGAACGGCGCTGGATAAAGGCGGGCTGA
- the sugE gene encoding quaternary ammonium compound efflux SMR transporter SugE: MVWVYLFVGGLFECVWAVSMKYSEGFTKLWPSIVTVLSMIASLWLLSLAMKSLPAGTAYAVWTGIGAVGVAVAGMFLFDEPRELIRILSILLIVAGVLGLRLL; encoded by the coding sequence ATGGTATGGGTTTATCTGTTTGTCGGAGGACTTTTCGAGTGTGTCTGGGCGGTGAGCATGAAATACAGTGAAGGGTTCACAAAGCTGTGGCCTTCCATTGTGACCGTCTTGTCAATGATTGCAAGCCTCTGGCTGCTCTCCCTTGCCATGAAGAGCCTTCCGGCTGGAACTGCCTATGCTGTCTGGACCGGCATCGGCGCTGTCGGGGTTGCTGTGGCAGGTATGTTCCTCTTCGACGAGCCTCGTGAACTTATCCGGATACTCTCTATTCTGCTGATTGTAGCCGGGGTTCTGGGGTTGAGGTTGCTGTAG
- a CDS encoding ABC-F family ATP-binding cassette domain-containing protein, whose product MFEARNIFLSAGTKDLLQNASFRIGDRDRVSLVGLNGTGKSTLLRLISQAASGRTALSQGEFTCSSGTTIGYLPQEISFENELETTAFHYVMQANKTLNELAEKIERLQEDLAAPGHDHESSQYHRLIERFSEASHDFERLGGYTMEGQAEKVLTGLGFTKTGFEKKVKEFSGGWQMRLLIARLLLQNPTLLLLDEPTNHLDIDSLRWLENYLLNYEHSCMIVSHDRFFLDKVTTRTLEINFRTIIEYKGNYSYYEKEKAERFELMMARYENDLKKMAHLKDFVDRFRAKATKAKQAQSRLRQMQKLEEELQAPEEDNASISFSFPKARPSGKEVLRLQNISKSWQLPDGTKKQVLQAIDAEIMRGDRIAIVGSNGAGKTTFCRIIAGDLDYEGTMTTGHNVSLNYFAQHQTEHLDPLKTILEEMMNAAPDSESQRKVRDILGCFLFSGECVEKKTGVLSGGEKSRVALAKILLQASNLLIMDEPTNHLDMRSKEMLIDALENYDGTLLLVSHDRYFLDSLVNKVIEIKDGSLQLYLGTYAEYLEKADKADKAAEEERRKKAAQQIQRPVKSKKNTHKKDSTPPGNNSRKTERIEKEITRLEQQKKDLEAIMGAPAFYEESGEKTAATLKKYDGISNELDKLYKEWEKALS is encoded by the coding sequence ATGTTTGAAGCCCGAAACATCTTCCTCAGCGCAGGAACCAAAGACCTTCTCCAGAACGCATCATTCCGTATCGGAGACCGGGACCGCGTCTCGCTCGTAGGCCTCAACGGAACAGGAAAATCAACCCTTTTGCGACTCATCAGCCAGGCCGCATCAGGCAGGACAGCTCTCTCACAAGGTGAATTCACCTGTTCATCGGGTACCACGATAGGCTACCTTCCACAGGAAATATCGTTTGAGAACGAGCTTGAAACGACAGCATTCCACTATGTGATGCAGGCCAACAAAACCCTCAATGAACTTGCCGAAAAAATCGAGCGACTGCAGGAAGACCTTGCCGCACCAGGCCACGACCATGAAAGCAGTCAATACCACCGCCTTATTGAACGCTTCAGTGAAGCATCCCATGACTTTGAGCGGCTCGGCGGCTATACGATGGAGGGACAGGCTGAAAAAGTACTGACCGGCCTGGGATTCACCAAAACAGGATTCGAAAAAAAAGTAAAGGAGTTTTCAGGCGGATGGCAGATGCGACTGCTCATTGCCAGACTGCTTCTGCAGAACCCTACGCTTCTTCTCCTGGATGAACCGACCAACCATCTCGATATCGATTCTCTGCGCTGGCTTGAAAACTACCTGCTGAACTACGAACACAGTTGTATGATCGTTTCGCATGACCGCTTCTTTCTCGACAAGGTCACGACTCGAACACTGGAGATCAATTTCAGAACCATAATAGAATACAAGGGCAACTACAGCTATTACGAAAAAGAGAAAGCTGAACGGTTCGAACTCATGATGGCTCGCTACGAAAACGACCTGAAAAAGATGGCCCATCTGAAAGACTTTGTCGACAGGTTCCGTGCAAAGGCAACCAAAGCCAAACAGGCCCAGAGCAGGCTGAGACAGATGCAGAAACTTGAAGAGGAACTCCAGGCTCCCGAAGAGGATAACGCATCGATCTCCTTCAGCTTTCCCAAAGCCAGGCCCTCAGGCAAAGAGGTGCTGCGCCTCCAGAACATCTCGAAATCGTGGCAGTTGCCAGACGGAACAAAAAAACAGGTTCTGCAAGCCATCGATGCAGAAATCATGCGTGGTGACCGTATAGCAATCGTAGGGTCCAACGGAGCCGGTAAAACCACATTCTGCAGAATCATCGCCGGCGATCTTGACTACGAGGGGACCATGACCACTGGTCACAATGTCAGCCTGAACTATTTCGCCCAGCATCAGACAGAACATCTCGATCCCCTGAAAACGATTCTTGAAGAGATGATGAACGCCGCACCGGACTCCGAATCACAACGAAAGGTCCGTGACATTCTCGGCTGCTTTCTGTTCAGCGGAGAGTGCGTCGAGAAAAAAACCGGGGTTCTTTCGGGTGGCGAAAAATCAAGAGTTGCCCTTGCAAAAATTCTGCTCCAGGCATCCAACCTTCTCATCATGGACGAACCGACCAATCATCTTGACATGCGTTCCAAGGAGATGCTGATCGATGCGCTTGAAAACTATGACGGAACGCTTCTGCTCGTCAGCCATGACCGCTACTTTCTCGATAGTCTTGTCAACAAGGTTATCGAAATAAAAGATGGATCGCTTCAGCTCTATCTCGGGACCTATGCCGAATATCTCGAAAAAGCTGACAAAGCAGATAAAGCTGCAGAAGAAGAACGCCGAAAAAAAGCAGCTCAACAGATCCAACGGCCTGTAAAAAGCAAAAAAAACACACACAAAAAGGATAGCACCCCACCGGGCAACAACAGCCGGAAAACAGAACGTATCGAAAAAGAGATAACCCGTCTCGAACAACAAAAAAAAGATCTGGAAGCGATCATGGGCGCCCCTGCATTTTATGAGGAATCGGGAGAAAAAACAGCGGCGACCCTGAAAAAATACGATGGGATCTCAAACGAACTCGACAAGCTCTATAAGGAATGGGAAAAGGCCCTCTCATAA
- a CDS encoding SDR family oxidoreductase yields MKSGKIRMQCLTGTSRIICYGADGCYYWQSRGLGYGLAEAFLERGHRVVINATTQEGTAEALKKLIRFGTKVYGVAGDVRMRDAVEYLCASAAQQFGSADNWVNNAGIVHLQGSGKIFTMEGLGSEGFMMDGMILYGTTKRAVSNFTRSFAHEIQGSGVMVGTLSPGMAVTDMLRRTVCDGLPESLKRQRFYKSMADDVETVASFLCSHMLAASGKEFQKIQWLTKRKIFLRMLVAPFKRRNFFSGCSPGHLITEDRTPRECF; encoded by the coding sequence ATGAAAAGCGGTAAGATAAGAATGCAGTGTCTTACAGGAACTTCTCGGATCATTTGCTATGGAGCAGACGGTTGTTATTACTGGCAGTCCCGTGGACTGGGTTATGGCCTTGCAGAGGCCTTTCTTGAAAGGGGGCATCGGGTTGTCATCAACGCTACGACACAGGAGGGGACCGCAGAGGCGCTGAAAAAGCTTATCCGTTTCGGCACGAAGGTCTATGGTGTTGCGGGTGATGTCCGCATGAGAGATGCTGTTGAGTATCTTTGCGCTTCTGCAGCACAACAGTTTGGTTCTGCCGATAACTGGGTCAATAATGCTGGTATCGTCCACCTGCAGGGTAGCGGTAAGATTTTCACTATGGAGGGTCTTGGCAGTGAAGGATTTATGATGGACGGTATGATACTATACGGGACGACAAAAAGGGCAGTTTCCAATTTCACCCGCTCCTTTGCTCATGAGATACAGGGATCGGGGGTTATGGTTGGTACGTTGAGTCCAGGGATGGCGGTGACCGATATGCTGCGCCGGACTGTTTGCGATGGATTACCCGAAAGCCTGAAGAGGCAGAGATTTTACAAGAGTATGGCTGACGATGTTGAAACCGTAGCCTCGTTTTTGTGTTCCCATATGCTTGCTGCTTCAGGAAAAGAGTTTCAGAAGATCCAATGGTTGACAAAGCGCAAAATTTTTCTGAGAATGCTGGTCGCTCCTTTCAAAAGAAGAAATTTTTTTTCAGGATGCTCTCCCGGACATCTTATAACGGAAGATCGTACTCCTCGAGAATGCTTCTGA
- a CDS encoding Coenzyme F420 hydrogenase/dehydrogenase, beta subunit C-terminal domain — protein MKESDNTSTSVKKGICSSCGLCSSTQWPMHESIQSCVFKNGWLGESEKKLFGRQRDLHDPVEMRFGITLERFSATLQHPLPGAQWGGIITRMALKAFENNTIEAVVTLHRTRENQFFSQPVLAETAQEIYDSRGNKPVLSPVLRSLETAYRKGIKKLLVIGAACHLHVLRDFQERFTYLQDMEIFTIGIPCVDNIDRQRWPWVLKRMSRSPLSAMHMEFMQDFRIHIRHTNGMVEKVPFFSLPQELSDPSIFPVACMSCFDYLNSLADVTVGYLAAELRPDEKRQWVLVRTQKGKTLIDAIRNELTCYPEEGKWDCKKFVMNTAEATIASMKVQSRTYSPDRKIPLWLGHILSGVLSLAGPKGIGFAHYSTDFHLIRHYYYVRERFPEQLERLVPRHVRSILEEYDLPL, from the coding sequence ATGAAAGAGAGCGACAACACATCAACCTCCGTCAAAAAAGGAATCTGCAGTTCATGTGGCCTCTGTTCAAGCACCCAATGGCCGATGCATGAAAGTATCCAGAGCTGCGTCTTCAAAAACGGATGGCTTGGGGAATCCGAAAAAAAGCTGTTCGGGAGACAACGCGATCTTCACGATCCGGTTGAAATGCGTTTCGGTATTACGCTTGAACGATTTAGCGCAACCCTGCAACATCCGCTTCCCGGCGCACAGTGGGGCGGCATCATCACAAGAATGGCTCTCAAGGCCTTTGAAAACAACACCATCGAAGCGGTCGTCACGCTTCACCGCACCAGAGAGAATCAATTTTTCTCACAACCGGTCCTTGCTGAAACCGCTCAGGAAATCTATGACTCAAGAGGCAATAAACCGGTGCTCTCACCTGTACTCCGCTCGCTGGAAACCGCCTACAGAAAAGGCATTAAAAAGCTTCTTGTCATCGGTGCCGCATGCCACCTGCATGTTCTGAGGGACTTTCAGGAACGCTTCACCTATCTTCAGGATATGGAGATTTTTACGATAGGTATCCCCTGCGTGGATAATATTGATCGTCAACGCTGGCCGTGGGTTCTCAAAAGAATGTCGCGCTCTCCCCTGAGTGCAATGCACATGGAATTCATGCAGGATTTCCGGATTCACATCCGACACACGAACGGCATGGTTGAAAAAGTTCCTTTTTTCAGCCTTCCACAGGAACTCTCCGATCCATCAATCTTTCCGGTAGCCTGCATGAGCTGCTTCGATTATCTCAACAGTCTTGCCGATGTAACGGTCGGCTACCTCGCGGCAGAACTGCGGCCCGACGAAAAACGTCAGTGGGTTCTTGTCCGCACCCAAAAAGGAAAAACCCTTATCGACGCGATACGCAACGAGCTGACCTGTTACCCGGAAGAGGGGAAGTGGGATTGCAAAAAATTTGTCATGAATACTGCAGAGGCAACCATCGCGAGCATGAAAGTTCAGAGCAGGACCTATTCGCCGGACAGAAAAATTCCTCTCTGGCTCGGCCATATCCTCTCCGGGGTGCTCTCTCTTGCAGGTCCGAAAGGCATAGGCTTCGCGCACTACTCAACCGATTTTCATCTGATCCGTCACTACTATTACGTCCGTGAACGCTTTCCCGAGCAACTGGAGCGTCTCGTCCCTCGACATGTCAGAAGCATTCTCGAGGAGTACGATCTTCCGTTATAA
- a CDS encoding N-formylglutamate amidohydrolase: protein MSGQLFDVVQGNSPLIAVALHNGHGVRRELAPYFLISGDERLREEDPYTGLLTAIAPSRIISNVSRFEVDLNRPPDRAVYRTSEDAWGLAVWNDRLPDDVLVDSMNEYAAFYEQAEAILTDAESRFGHFVVFDIHSYNFRRNGPQGSPSDPLLNPDVNIGTGTMERALWGPLIDRVIGELKGAEWMGRRLDVRENVKFRGGHFSAWVHNRYPRTGCAIAVECKKIFMDEWSGELYPDEFGSLKAALQKAADGAFEELQKLSII from the coding sequence ATGAGCGGGCAGCTTTTTGATGTTGTACAGGGGAACTCACCCCTGATTGCAGTTGCATTGCACAATGGCCATGGCGTTCGTCGTGAACTTGCTCCTTATTTTCTGATTTCCGGAGATGAGAGGCTACGTGAAGAGGACCCTTATACCGGCTTGTTGACCGCAATAGCTCCCTCAAGAATCATCAGCAATGTTTCCCGCTTTGAAGTTGATCTCAACCGGCCTCCTGATCGTGCAGTGTATCGCACTTCAGAGGACGCATGGGGGCTTGCCGTCTGGAACGACAGGTTGCCGGATGACGTTCTCGTCGATTCGATGAACGAGTACGCTGCATTTTACGAGCAGGCAGAGGCGATACTGACGGATGCGGAATCGCGGTTTGGTCATTTTGTCGTTTTTGATATTCATTCCTATAATTTTCGCCGTAATGGTCCGCAAGGAAGTCCCTCAGACCCTCTCTTGAACCCTGATGTCAATATCGGTACAGGGACGATGGAGCGCGCGCTCTGGGGACCTCTGATTGATCGTGTTATTGGTGAACTGAAAGGTGCAGAATGGATGGGTCGCCGGCTTGATGTGCGGGAAAACGTGAAATTCCGGGGAGGGCATTTTTCTGCATGGGTCCATAACCGTTATCCTCGTACTGGCTGCGCAATAGCCGTTGAATGTAAAAAAATTTTTATGGACGAATGGAGTGGCGAACTCTATCCGGATGAGTTTGGCTCCTTGAAAGCTGCTCTTCAAAAGGCGGCAGACGGTGCCTTTGAAGAACTTCAGAAGCTTTCTATCATTTAA
- a CDS encoding flavohemoglobin expression-modulating QEGLA motif protein — translation MQQRVREATGHTIDDVDIASVIARLQQGRKVHLDLPLGGVLHIDRPLPFMVLYRKPVKRNDAGTELLVRGEASYLLASDSPKQRQGLASLVRQIMSTQSEKYNAFLIIEIWSSGKSTADCCDSEPEEPRFRVMTSGSRPPTYTVDALAKALKSVSVHKKKPVVSVDLDQGRTPRGLSPLLTIAETRKLNGYFIGLEVSPCFRDPVSGELYPIVLRALHRGFARALKRAFFEFSHTQTTYRPLHYHVLGRRAVVRSVWEVDRKLAAISRAFDLILQATPINIEKSWSRFKSSRFDVMPVLYYRPLSVDPEILKRELFGIHIDRIEDPTLAFLFRQKRKELDRQLSMLLDRGKEDFLYGSLQLYGRVDEPLYYSARQLLERLAPHRQDESVTDIVSAADFAQRAHEEVELYRRVYPDISSTVQIRDDIIGLMVSKGNLFIGRNSRVSRSRMNALIEHEVGTHILTYINGTSQPFHQLYCGLAGYEELQEGLAVLAEYFTGGLSGTRMRLLAGRVIAAWQLIDGATFVDTYRSLNREYGFNQRTAYTIAIRIFRAGGLTKDAVYLRGLIELLDYLKNGGDLFPLFVGKIAIEHVPLIRELQYREVLRMPPLTPGYLDRSDFIPKMNMLKKGLSPIELVERR, via the coding sequence ATGCAACAAAGAGTGAGGGAAGCGACAGGTCACACCATCGATGATGTCGATATTGCATCGGTTATCGCTCGATTGCAGCAGGGAAGGAAGGTACACCTTGATTTGCCGCTGGGAGGCGTACTTCATATCGATCGTCCTTTGCCGTTTATGGTGCTCTACAGGAAACCTGTGAAGCGCAACGATGCCGGGACGGAGCTCCTGGTAAGGGGAGAAGCCTCCTATCTGCTTGCATCCGACAGCCCGAAGCAGCGCCAGGGGCTTGCGAGTCTGGTCAGGCAGATCATGAGCACTCAGAGCGAGAAGTACAATGCATTTCTCATTATTGAAATCTGGTCTTCCGGAAAAAGTACAGCGGACTGCTGTGACAGCGAACCGGAAGAGCCTCGTTTCAGAGTTATGACTTCCGGCAGCCGTCCTCCGACCTATACGGTCGATGCTCTTGCAAAAGCGCTCAAGTCGGTCAGTGTTCACAAGAAAAAGCCGGTTGTCAGCGTTGACCTTGATCAGGGACGAACGCCCCGTGGACTTTCCCCTCTTCTGACGATAGCCGAAACCAGAAAGCTGAACGGCTATTTTATCGGACTTGAGGTCAGCCCGTGTTTTCGCGATCCTGTGAGCGGAGAGCTCTACCCGATTGTTTTACGGGCTCTTCACCGTGGATTTGCCAGGGCTCTGAAACGTGCTTTTTTTGAGTTTTCTCATACCCAGACAACCTATCGCCCTCTCCATTATCATGTTCTTGGTCGAAGAGCTGTTGTTCGGTCGGTCTGGGAGGTGGACAGGAAACTTGCCGCTATCAGTCGTGCATTTGATCTTATTCTTCAGGCGACACCGATCAATATTGAAAAATCGTGGTCACGCTTCAAGAGTTCTCGCTTCGATGTGATGCCTGTTCTCTACTACCGTCCGTTATCGGTTGATCCCGAAATACTCAAACGGGAGCTTTTCGGGATACATATCGATCGCATAGAAGATCCTACCCTTGCATTCCTGTTTCGTCAGAAACGCAAGGAACTCGATCGGCAGTTATCAATGCTGCTTGATCGCGGAAAGGAGGATTTTCTTTACGGAAGCCTTCAGTTGTACGGTCGTGTGGATGAGCCATTGTATTACAGTGCACGGCAGCTGCTGGAACGCCTTGCGCCGCATCGTCAGGATGAGTCGGTTACCGATATAGTGAGTGCAGCCGATTTTGCTCAAAGGGCTCATGAGGAGGTTGAACTCTACAGGAGAGTCTACCCCGATATTTCAAGCACGGTCCAGATTCGCGATGACATTATCGGTTTGATGGTTTCAAAGGGCAACCTGTTTATCGGCAGAAACAGTCGTGTGTCGCGTTCAAGAATGAATGCACTGATAGAACATGAGGTAGGTACCCATATTCTGACCTATATAAACGGGACTTCCCAGCCGTTTCATCAGCTCTATTGCGGTCTTGCAGGATATGAAGAGCTTCAGGAGGGTCTGGCTGTACTGGCTGAGTATTTTACTGGCGGTCTGAGCGGGACAAGAATGAGGCTGTTAGCGGGGAGAGTTATCGCCGCATGGCAGCTGATCGACGGGGCGACGTTTGTCGATACCTATCGAAGCCTCAACCGTGAGTACGGCTTTAACCAGAGAACGGCGTATACCATTGCCATTCGCATTTTTAGAGCTGGTGGCCTGACCAAGGATGCGGTATATTTGCGAGGTCTTATTGAGCTTCTTGATTATCTGAAAAATGGAGGAGATCTTTTTCCTCTTTTTGTGGGAAAAATAGCGATCGAACATGTTCCGCTTATCCGGGAACTGCAATATCGTGAAGTTCTCAGGATGCCGCCGCTGACGCCGGGTTATTTGGATCGGTCTGATTTTATTCCAAAAATGAATATGTTAAAAAAGGGTTTGTCACCAATAGAACTTGTTGAAAGGAGATAA
- a CDS encoding glutathione synthase: MHIGFVVNDVMTEQAGYTTIRLAMAAVNMGHQAWLMGVGDLAYDTDEKIKANARSVSGKKYKLTDVFLKELQGKKAKTERVTVDDLDVLMLRNDPSADIVRRPWAQSAGFIFGRIAMRHGVIVLNHPNSLANSLNKMYFQFFPEEVRPTTLITMDRDEIRAFAREHGGNIVLKPLQGSGGQGVFLVRKDDLSNLNQIVEAVSRDGYVIAQEYLPEAEAGDTRLFLMNGQPLRQNGHYAAFRRIRRGDDMRSNVHAGGKIAPAEIREDHLHIAEIVRPRLVQDGMFLVGLDIVGDKLMEINVFSPGGLGSAQTFEKVNFAHTVIHALERKVDYMRYYRKNFDNIEMNTL; this comes from the coding sequence ATGCATATCGGATTTGTAGTTAACGATGTTATGACGGAGCAGGCCGGTTATACGACGATCAGGCTTGCGATGGCTGCAGTGAATATGGGCCATCAGGCCTGGTTGATGGGGGTTGGGGATCTGGCATATGATACTGATGAGAAAATCAAGGCAAATGCACGTTCTGTTTCTGGCAAAAAGTACAAACTTACCGATGTTTTTCTCAAGGAACTTCAGGGCAAAAAAGCTAAAACGGAAAGGGTTACCGTTGATGATCTCGATGTGCTCATGCTGCGCAACGACCCTTCGGCAGATATTGTGCGACGTCCATGGGCTCAGTCAGCCGGTTTTATTTTCGGTCGTATAGCCATGCGCCACGGCGTCATTGTGCTGAACCATCCCAACAGTCTTGCCAACTCGTTGAACAAAATGTACTTTCAGTTTTTTCCGGAGGAGGTCCGGCCAACGACATTGATAACGATGGATCGGGATGAAATCAGGGCGTTCGCTCGTGAGCATGGCGGTAATATTGTCCTTAAGCCGTTGCAGGGTTCAGGGGGACAGGGCGTTTTTCTTGTCAGAAAAGATGATTTATCGAACCTGAACCAGATAGTCGAGGCTGTCAGCCGTGACGGCTATGTTATAGCTCAGGAATATCTTCCGGAAGCCGAGGCCGGTGATACCCGGTTGTTTTTAATGAACGGCCAGCCGCTTCGCCAGAATGGTCATTATGCGGCTTTCCGCAGGATTCGGCGTGGTGATGATATGCGCAGTAACGTTCATGCCGGCGGAAAGATCGCTCCTGCCGAGATCAGGGAAGATCACCTTCATATTGCAGAGATTGTCAGGCCGAGACTGGTTCAGGATGGTATGTTCCTTGTCGGTCTGGATATTGTCGGGGATAAACTGATGGAGATCAACGTGTTCAGTCCCGGCGGTCTGGGCAGTGCGCAGACATTTGAGAAGGTCAACTTTGCCCATACGGTGATTCATGCGCTTGAACGCAAGGTTGATTATATGAGGTATTACCGGAAGAACTTCGACAATATCGAAATGAATACCTTGTAG